The Nitrospirales bacterium genome includes a window with the following:
- a CDS encoding DUF4301 family protein, whose product MTQHTIERQLASFRTGIPYTVLDRPCTIEDGIMTLSDTDLGQYTRVFQQAMERGRVRKFVPASGAASRMFKTLLATLERSSPSDASSTYQELLDHSQDTVFLKQFFEGLTSFPFCNELCMRLGCSASDLHGLHWETILKTLLFSPGLRYASLPKALLQFHRYRDHVRTPIEEHMMEGAAYARDQDGLVRLHFTISPEHETLINQQLLLIRERVEKLGIQLDLTFSYQEASTDTLAVDLENQPFRDEHGALLFRPGGHGALLTNLHHLGGDIVFLKNIDNVVPDRLAEQANVYKKALGGYLVSIQQRLFTHLESLEENNIRDDSLCEIFDFAQRILGVSISDRLRTATRDAQRTFLIQRLNRPLRVCGMVPNTGEPGGGPFWARHQDGTCSRQIVESSQVDPSSASQQDILRTSTHFNPVDLVCGVKNYQGQAFNLFDFTDPNTGFISKKSYQGRELKALELPGLWNGAMADWHTIFVEVPASTFNPVKTVLDLLRPEHQAT is encoded by the coding sequence ATGACGCAGCACACCATCGAACGGCAGTTGGCATCCTTCCGTACCGGCATTCCCTATACCGTCCTCGATCGACCCTGTACGATTGAGGACGGTATCATGACACTCTCTGACACAGACCTCGGCCAATACACCCGCGTGTTCCAACAAGCCATGGAGCGTGGAAGGGTCAGAAAATTCGTTCCCGCCTCAGGCGCGGCGAGTCGAATGTTCAAGACCCTGCTGGCAACCTTGGAACGATCGTCTCCATCCGATGCTTCAAGCACTTATCAGGAGCTTCTCGATCACAGTCAAGATACCGTGTTCCTGAAACAGTTCTTCGAAGGATTGACGTCGTTCCCCTTCTGCAATGAGCTATGCATGCGCCTTGGGTGCTCCGCTTCAGACCTGCACGGACTACATTGGGAGACTATCCTCAAGACCTTGTTATTCTCTCCAGGCCTTCGGTATGCCTCGCTTCCGAAAGCTCTCCTCCAGTTTCATCGCTATCGAGACCATGTGCGAACCCCGATCGAAGAGCATATGATGGAGGGAGCCGCCTACGCGCGGGATCAGGACGGGCTCGTACGATTGCATTTCACCATATCGCCTGAACATGAGACGCTCATCAATCAACAGCTTCTTCTCATACGCGAACGGGTTGAGAAGTTGGGCATTCAACTCGATTTAACGTTTTCTTACCAAGAAGCCTCGACTGATACCCTGGCCGTCGATCTTGAAAACCAGCCCTTTCGAGATGAACATGGTGCGCTACTCTTTCGTCCTGGAGGTCATGGGGCTCTCCTGACGAACCTGCATCATCTTGGGGGTGATATCGTCTTTTTGAAGAATATCGACAATGTGGTTCCAGATCGACTTGCTGAACAGGCCAATGTCTACAAGAAAGCATTAGGCGGGTACCTGGTGTCGATTCAACAGCGATTGTTCACTCATCTAGAATCCCTGGAAGAGAACAACATTCGTGATGATTCACTGTGCGAAATTTTCGATTTTGCCCAGAGAATTCTTGGTGTCTCGATTTCCGATCGTCTTCGCACGGCAACACGAGACGCACAACGAACGTTTTTGATTCAACGGTTGAATCGACCGCTGCGAGTATGTGGAATGGTCCCCAACACCGGAGAACCCGGAGGCGGGCCTTTCTGGGCGCGGCACCAGGACGGCACCTGTTCCCGCCAGATCGTCGAATCTTCACAGGTTGACCCAAGCTCCGCAAGTCAACAAGACATCCTTAGAACATCCACCCACTTTAATCCCGTCGACCTTGTGTGTGGTGTCAAAAATTATCAAGGACAAGCCTTTAATTTATTTGATTTTACTGACCCGAATACGGGGTTTATTTCCAAGAAATCCTACCAGGGGCGAGAATTGAAAGCTCTTGAGTTGCCTGGGCTGTGGAACGGCGCGATGGCGGACTGGCATACCATCTTCGTCGAAGTCCCTGCGAGCACGTTCAATCCTGTCAAGACTGTCTTAGACCTTCTCCGACCCGAGCATCAAGCCACCTAG
- a CDS encoding penicillin-binding protein activator LpoB, with product MSSHSKPWGKSKRIEMNTSFLFPKRRCSGPGLVMWASMIVFVFLAGCGSEKKVTRVDTGVVTDFSGRWNDTDSKLVAETMIKEMVSQPWLENFSRVKGRQPVVIVGTVLNKSNEHINVQTFITDLEREMTNSQKVTFVADRNERDEIREERRDQAIHSREDTQKGPGQEIGADFMMKGAISNILDEADGTKAIYYQVDLDLIDLENNVKSWYGQKKIKKVVEKKRFLF from the coding sequence GTGAGTAGTCACTCAAAACCATGGGGAAAATCAAAACGTATTGAAATGAATACCAGCTTCCTGTTCCCCAAACGGCGGTGCTCCGGTCCTGGCCTGGTAATGTGGGCCAGTATGATTGTCTTTGTTTTTCTAGCAGGTTGCGGTTCGGAAAAAAAAGTTACACGCGTCGATACGGGCGTGGTCACCGACTTTAGCGGACGATGGAATGATACGGACTCCAAGTTGGTCGCGGAAACGATGATTAAAGAGATGGTATCGCAGCCGTGGCTGGAGAATTTTAGCCGCGTCAAAGGACGGCAGCCGGTCGTCATCGTCGGAACGGTCCTAAACAAGAGCAATGAACATATTAACGTGCAAACGTTCATTACAGATCTCGAACGGGAGATGACCAACTCCCAGAAGGTCACGTTTGTCGCCGACCGGAACGAACGGGATGAAATACGTGAAGAACGACGCGATCAGGCCATTCATTCGAGAGAAGACACGCAGAAGGGGCCGGGGCAGGAGATTGGCGCTGATTTCATGATGAAGGGCGCTATTTCGAATATTCTGGACGAAGCTGATGGCACGAAAGCCATCTACTATCAGGTTGACCTTGATTTAATCGATCTAGAAAATAACGTCAAGTCCTGGTATGGACAGAAAAAAATCAAGAAAGTCGTCGAGAAAAAACGGTTTCTTTTCTAG
- a CDS encoding LPP20 family lipoprotein, with protein MKRGLLIGLVSLISGCSLFGTQATPDWIRGDSRQFPPEQYLVGRGEADSRAVAERRAYAAIARVFRANITSRLQDRESYSQEERDDSTKTSRDLTLDHVTSVSSEKVLENVKVLQTWYQPDTKQYFALAGIHRGQAERRLLDRITELDRAIDLNITQARQAESPIIKLRGYKRALRDLRYRHEANTDLQVLRVSGEGFSPSYHLANIEQELQRFVLEDFFIVVKVSGDQARQVETAIWQGLQQQGLVTHEVEKGEASKQTIDSSATEQTPDILITGSSRLEDLALSDPLFTYVRWCSDLQILETQNQLVLGIVSRSGREGHITQEEARVRATRTMQKVVSAEIAESLARYIYSDEQVDASSSASCLPPR; from the coding sequence GTGAAAAGGGGACTACTCATAGGCCTTGTGAGTCTTATTTCCGGTTGTTCCCTGTTCGGTACACAAGCCACGCCTGATTGGATTCGTGGGGACAGCCGGCAATTCCCCCCAGAACAGTATCTGGTTGGGCGGGGAGAGGCGGATTCACGAGCTGTCGCCGAACGGCGTGCGTATGCAGCTATCGCACGGGTCTTTCGTGCCAATATTACGTCTCGTCTACAGGATCGAGAAAGCTATTCGCAGGAAGAAAGAGATGATTCCACGAAGACCAGCCGGGACCTGACTCTCGATCACGTGACGTCCGTTTCTTCTGAAAAAGTCCTTGAAAATGTCAAAGTTTTACAAACCTGGTATCAGCCTGACACGAAACAGTATTTTGCATTGGCGGGCATTCATCGAGGTCAAGCCGAACGACGGTTGCTTGATCGCATCACGGAACTGGACCGCGCGATCGACTTGAACATCACACAGGCGCGTCAAGCAGAAAGTCCAATCATCAAACTGCGAGGGTACAAACGTGCCTTGAGAGATTTACGGTACAGGCACGAAGCCAACACGGACTTACAGGTCTTGAGAGTATCCGGCGAAGGGTTCTCTCCTTCGTATCATCTCGCCAATATCGAACAGGAACTCCAACGATTCGTGTTAGAGGATTTTTTCATCGTCGTAAAGGTGTCCGGAGACCAGGCAAGGCAAGTTGAAACAGCCATCTGGCAAGGACTGCAACAACAAGGGCTCGTGACACATGAGGTTGAGAAAGGGGAGGCATCGAAACAAACCATCGACTCGTCCGCAACAGAGCAGACTCCAGACATCCTCATTACCGGTTCATCGCGTCTTGAGGATCTCGCCTTGTCTGATCCGCTTTTTACATACGTGCGCTGGTGTAGCGATCTGCAGATTCTTGAAACACAGAATCAACTCGTGCTTGGGATTGTCTCTCGTTCCGGTCGAGAGGGACACATTACACAAGAGGAGGCCCGTGTGCGAGCGACTCGCACGATGCAAAAAGTTGTATCAGCCGAAATTGCCGAATCGCTGGCTCGTTATATCTACAGTGATGAACAAGTGGACGCGTCCTCATCAGCATCCTGTCTTCCTCCTAGGTAG